GATAAAGCTAAAGCGAGCTACGACTCAGTTTTTGTTGCGTTCGACAATCATATGACTCAGTTCGTGGATCAGTTGTTGCACGATTACCTCATGCAGAATGCCCATACCGATGCTGCCATTCGTGATGCCAGTACGGCATGTGCGCTGAAGGGCTTCTCTGTGTTAAATGCCCTGAGTGCAAACCGTGCTTTGTACGAACGTATGTCTGCCGTACCTACCGAGGGCTTAGCCGCCGATAAAACGTATACGGTGAACTATTGGAAATCAGAGTTTGAAAGCTCCGGTATTGGTAAGGACGAGAAAACACGTGCTGCCATTAAAGCAAAAAACGACGAGATCAGCGCACTGGGCAATACCTTTGGCCAAAACATTAATAACGCTGTGAATAAAATTCAGGTCAAAGCTGAGCGCCTAGCGGGGTTGCCACAAGACTATTTCGACAGTCATCCAGCTGATGACAAAGGTATGGTGACCATTAGCACAGCTTATTCTGATACGCGACCGATCTCGAAATATGCGCATGACCGAAGCCTACGTAAAGAGGTCGCTATGATGAGCCGTAACCGGGCCGTACAGGAGAACACGCCCGTACTGACAGAGTTGTTGGAGAGACGATATGAACTGGCGCAGCTATTAGGACACCAAAACTACGCTGAAACCAACATGCTCGGCACGATGGTGGCGAAACCTACAAAGGTAGCGGAATTTACCGCTAAGTTAAGTGCTGCCATCGCAGAACCGGTGGTGAAAGAGAAGGCGCAATTGCTGGCTCAAATGCAGAAGCTAGATCCGGCAGCGAAGGAAGTTAGGAGCTGGGATGCGTCGTATTTGTCGAATATTATTCGCGAGCAGGATTACAAACTGGATGCCAAAGAAGTTCGTCAGTACTTCGATTACGACAAGGTGCGAGATGGAATTATCGCGTTGTCTGAAGATCTTTTCACACTCAAAATTGAACCCAGTGATGCAGCGACTTGGCATGAGAGTGTGGAGGCCTACGATGTGTTTGAATCTGATAAATTAATCGGCACATTTTTTCTTGACTCCCATCCCCGCGATGGCAAATTTACCCATGCGGCGCAATTCGGTATCCAATTGGGCAAAAAAGGTGAAACACTACCTGAAGCTG
The sequence above is a segment of the Arenicella chitinivorans genome. Coding sequences within it:
- a CDS encoding M3 family metallopeptidase — encoded protein: MKKHSLRGVAMAAIVAWMPLTSTTHAANSFDREPTEISRHCEQYMAEFNGQIDALVNDKAKASYDSVFVAFDNHMTQFVDQLLHDYLMQNAHTDAAIRDASTACALKGFSVLNALSANRALYERMSAVPTEGLAADKTYTVNYWKSEFESSGIGKDEKTRAAIKAKNDEISALGNTFGQNINNAVNKIQVKAERLAGLPQDYFDSHPADDKGMVTISTAYSDTRPISKYAHDRSLRKEVAMMSRNRAVQENTPVLTELLERRYELAQLLGHQNYAETNMLGTMVAKPTKVAEFTAKLSAAIAEPVVKEKAQLLAQMQKLDPAAKEVRSWDASYLSNIIREQDYKLDAKEVRQYFDYDKVRDGIIALSEDLFTLKIEPSDAATWHESVEAYDVFESDKLIGTFFLDSHPRDGKFTHAAQFGIQLGKKGETLPEAALLMNFPKGLMEHGQVETFLHEYGHLLHFIFAGQNDIGYSRFQSESDFGEAPSMMLEEWVWDYDTLKRFATNEEGEVIPKALVEKMNQARYFGQALGVATQLTYTALSFDLYNRNPEGIDLVAFEKDIFERYSPYGYDDGTHMFAAFGHLNGYGAKYYTYQWSSSIAEELLSRFKEEGLRDPKTAQDYRNLVLAKTGTKSAAELVRDFLGRDFSVEAYAKKLSQGG